From Rutidosis leptorrhynchoides isolate AG116_Rl617_1_P2 chromosome 3, CSIRO_AGI_Rlap_v1, whole genome shotgun sequence, a single genomic window includes:
- the LOC139900852 gene encoding hypothetical protein At1g04090-like, whose product MFGATFTDIAIWVFYPFNGPARVKVEFVNISLDKIGEHVGDWEHLTLRISNFDGRLKSIYFSEHSGGTLLDASQIEYEKDNKPVAYASLNGHAFYPKPGLVLQGKGGNGIRNDTAKGKLKMDTGVRAVIVAAEHLTTVVVEPPWLNYCRKWGPKLSYEVEKEIDKIKKVLPSKLKNAFEKVVNDIPREVLGEEGPSGPKMKNSWNGDEKY is encoded by the coding sequence ATGTTTGGTGCAACGTTTACGGATATAGCCATATGGGTCTTTTACCCGTTCAACGGGCCCGCAAGGGTAAAAGTGGAATTTGTCAATATTTCACTGGATAAAATAGGAGAACATGTTGGTGATTGGGAACATTTGACATTAAGAATTAGTAACTTTGATGGTCGTTTAAAATCTATCTATTTTTCGGAACATAGTGGAGGTACATTACTTGATGCATCACAAATAGAGTATGAAAAAGATAATAAACCCGTCGCgtatgcttccttaaatgggcacGCGTTTTACCCTAAACCCGGGCTTGTTTTACAAGGAAAAGGCGGGAATGGGATAAGAAACGATACGGCTAAAGGAAAATTGAAGATGGACACTGGAGTTAGAGCTGTGATCGTGGCAGCCGAGCATTTAACCACGGTTGTAGTCGAACCACCGTGGTTAAACTATTGTAGAAAATGGGGTCCAAAGTTAAGTTATGAAGTTGAAAAAGAGATTGACAAAATTAAAAAGGTTTTGCCTTCCAAGCTTAAGAATGCATTTGAGAAAGTTGTGAATGATATTCCACGTGAAGTGTTAGGAGAAGAAGGTCCTTCTGGTCCTAAAATGAAAAATAGTTGGAATGGAGATGAAAAATactaa
- the LOC139897256 gene encoding hypothetical protein At1g04090-like — translation MGNLLCLLANMIFIKRNKPMPSETTINLSSQPTNVPQGGGFAKGIIDLGGLAVFQVSSFNKIWATHEGGPDNLGATFYEPIIPDGYFTLGHYSQCNNKVLFGWVLAAKPNTNDPLLLAKPTNYSLIWSSESQKIKRDNDGYIWLPIAPDGYKAVGYVVTVSSEKPSLEKVRCVRSDLTETIEFDRWIWGLKNEIDPNGLNVYGSRPKVRGVQAMGVSTGSFLVQNISGSTNVSLPYCLKNTKKNLLAMPNLSQIEALIQTYSPIIYFHPDESYLPSTVNW, via the exons ATGGGAAACCTATTATGTTTATTAGCAAATATGATCTTCATCAAGAGAAACAAGCCAATGCCCAGTGAAACCACCATCAACCTATCTTCTCAACCAACCAACGTTCCTCAAG GAGGCGGTTTTGCAAAGGGGATTATCGACTTAGGAGGATTAGCAGTGTTTCAAGTGTCTTCCTTTAACAAAATTTGGGCCACCCACGAAGGTGGCCCAGATAATCTTGGTGCAACGTTCTACGAACCTATAATACCCGATGGCTACTTTACGCTTGGTCACTATAGTCAATGCAACAATAAGGTTTTATTCGGTTGGGTTTTAGCCGCTAAGCCCAATACAAATGACCCATTATTACTTGCAAAACCAACTAATTACTCCCTAATTTGGAGTAGTGAGTCCCAAAAGATTAAACGAGACAACGACGGATATATTTGGCTCCCGATCGCTCCTGATGGCTACAAAGCCGTCGGTTATGTTGTCACGGTCTCATCGGAAAAACCATCTTTGGAAAAAGTAAGATGTGTTAGATCAGATTTAACTGAAACTATTGAATTTGATAGGTGGATTTGGGGCTTAAAAAATGAGATTGATCCAAATGGTTTAAATGTGTATGGGTCAAGGCCCAAAGTTAGGGGAGTCCAAGCTATGGGTGTTTCAACAGGGTCATTTTTAGTCCAAAACATTAGTGGTTCAACTAATGTGTCACTACCTTATTGTTTGAAAAATACCAAAAAAAACCTTTTGGCCATGCCCAATTTGTCTCAGATTGAGGCTTTAATTCAAACTTATTCTCCAATTATATATTTTCATCCTGATGAAAGTTATCTCCCTTCTACTGTTAATTGGTAA